The genomic segment GCAAGTAAAAGAATCATTAATGAAACTTGCAGATTTTGTTCTTGAGAGAGTAAGCTAAATCCAAAAACTAAAAAAGGAGCCAAAAATGAAGCGAATTATTATTTTAGCTGTTTCCTTGGTCTTTTTATCATCTTTTGCTTTTTCACAGGTAGATGTAAATATGAGAAGCTTTCCAGAAGCGGCGGTTAAAGGTTATATTCAACCGCTTGTTGATGTGATGGGGGCAAATCTAAATTCAGGTCTTTATCATACTGCGTCAATGAGTAAATTATTTGGGTTTTATGTCGGTGTGAAAGGTATGGCTGTATTTGTTCCATCGTCAATGAAAAAATTTAGAGCACAATTGGGAGCGGATTATAATCCATCAAATGTTGAAACAGCGACCGTGTTTGGTGATAAAAATGGAGGCGCAAGAACAAGATATCGTAATATCCAAGATGTAAATCTTCCAGGAGGTCTTGGGCTTTCCCTTGTCCCACTTGCCGTTCCACAATTAAGTTTATCAACTTTTAATTCTGAATTGCTTGTTAGATTTGTCCCATCAATAAAAATTAACGATGATATCGGAAGTATAAATCTTTTAGGAATTGGCTTGGGACATAGTGTAAGTCAATATATTCCTATGTTCCCGATAGATATCGCTGTTCAAGGTGTGTATCAGCAATTGAAAGTTGGTTCTTATCTGAAAGCAACTGCTTTGAATGTCAATGTCCATGCAAGTAAGAGTTTTGTTTTCTTCACTCTGTATGGAGGGGTTGGGTATGAAACATTTACAACAGATATAAACTATACATATAGGCCACCGCTTGGAACACCTAAAGATATAAGTTTGAGCTTAAAAGGTAAAAACAATTTTAGAGCTACTGCTGGATTTAAGCTTGATCTTGTAATTTTTGATCTTAATGTTGACTATTCCCTTGGAAATGTAAATGTCCTTTCAGCTGGATTTGGGATTTCGTTTTAATTGTGCATATATGCGGGGCAAATTTAAGTTGCCCCGCTGCTTTGATTTAATAACTAAACTGATATGGCTGAACTATTTTAGAAGCGAAAAGCGATCGTTCTTTGGATCTTCATAATTTGATTTTAAAATCAACGAAAGATAGAGGACAATGAAGATTCTTTTGCTTTTTTCTTTGTCTATAATTGCCGTTTTAATCTCTCCATTTTTCTATCCGAGCGAGAAAGTTGAACTTTCTGGTTTAATGGTGAAGCAAAGCTTTTACCAAGTTGGTGATAGAGAGCGTTTGTTTATCCCTGGAATTGCAATAGTGAAGTTCAGACCAGAATATAAAAATCGTCTTGATCTTAAAAGAGTTGAAATTGACGAGTTCAATAGTGTATCTCTTCAGCTTGGTATAACTTCTGTTGAGAAAATGTTTCCGACTCATACGGGGAATTCACTTAAGAAAGGCGAGCCTGATTTAAGCTTATTTTATATCGTTCGTTTTCCCGAGATGATGAGCGTTGATTTTGTTGTTGCAAAGCTTTCAAATCTGAAAAGTGTGGAGTATGCAGAGCCACATTACATATATAGACCCCATTTTATTCCGAACGACCCATTTTTTCTTACTCATCAATGGTATTTGAGGAAAGTTCAAATGCCACTTGCGTGGGATATAACGCAAGGCGATACAAACATCGTTATCGGTATAGTTGACACAGGTGTTGATCTTGATCATCCTGATCTTGCTAGAAACATATGGCGTAACTGGAGAGAGATACCAAATAATGGAATTGACGACGATAGGAATGGATATGTTGATGATTTTGTAGGGTGGGACTTTGGAGGAAAAGATAATTTTAATAATCAGCGATCAAAACAGGATAATGATCCAAGTGAGAAAAAACCGGTTCATGGAACTCATGTCGCAGGGATTGCTTCAGCGGTGACAAATAATGGAATTGGGGTAGCAGGTGCTGGGTTTAGGAGCAAAATCATGGCGGTGAAAGTTTCAATTGATGACGACGATGACAATTTAATTTATTATGGTTACGAGGGGATTGTTTATGCAGTGGATAATGGAGCGAAGATCATAAATTGTAGTTGGGGTGGTGGAGGAAGTTCAAGGTTTGAGCAGGAAGTGATAAGATACGCGACAGCGAAAGGCGCACTTGTTGTCGCAGCTGCTGGAAACGATAGAAGCGATGAATTTCACTCACCTTCGGGATATAAACATGTGTTAAGTGTTGCTTCTGTTGATTCAAATGATGTTAAAGCAGGATATTCAAATTTCGGTGAAACAGTAGATGTTTGCGCACCTGGTGGAACTACCGCAGATGGTAGAATTTTCAACACTTGGTATAACGATACTTATACATCTATAATGGGGACATCAATGGCAAGTCCACTTGTTGCTGGAATAGCAGCGCTTGTTAGAGCGAGGTTTCCTGAACTGACGCCTGATCAAGTTGCTGAAAAAATTAGAGTTACAGCTGATCCGATAGATGATAAAAATCCTAATTATAGACATCAGCTCGGATATGGTCGTGTGAATGCATATAGGGCACTAACTGTTAATTCCCCGGCGGTAAGGTTTGAGGACTTCATAATTGATGATTCTCTTGGAAATAAAGATGGTGCTATTGATCCTGGAGAGACGATACAAATTAAAGGGATTTTTAAGAATTATCTTTTGCCAGCCTCAAATCTCGTTGCGACCCTTGAGACCTCGGATCCATATGTTCAAATAATAAGTGGCGCTTTTACAATTGGAACGCTTGGAACTTTACAATCAAGGAGCAACTTTTCAGAACCATTTAAATTTAGAATAGATCCAAGCACTCCAGAGAATCATACAGTTAAATTTGTCGTGAAAATATCTGCTGGCTCATATAACGATTTTGTTTATTTCAAAGTTTTCGTAAGACCAACTTTCAGGGAGCATAACGCTAACTTTATAACTTTAACTGTTACAAGTCGCGGTAATCTTGCTTTCAACGATTATCCTTCAAACACGCAAGGGAAGGGTTTGCTTTATCGTGATGGGAATAACTTGCTCTTTGAGGGTGCTTTCATGGCTGGATTTAGTAGTTCTAAAATAGTTGATGTTGCAAGGGATGAAACAGGTCAAAGGCAAAGAAGTGATTTCATACATAGAACGCCTTTTTATTTAAGAACGCCAGGAAATATCTCAGCGCAAGATGGGTTTGCAATTTTTAGCGATTCGCTTGCACCAAGTCCGAATAGGGTCGGAATTGAAGTTCAACTTAATAGCTTTGCTTTTGATCAAACACTTGATGATATGAACTTTGTTCTGCTTAAGTATTCAATAATTAACAAATCCGGTTCTGATTACGCTAATTTCCGAGCTGGATTGTTTCTTGATTTTGATCTTGGAAGTGCATATGAAAACATGATCGTTTACGATAGGGTTGGTAATTTCGTTTATGTATATGATATAGAGCCAGATGGTGAGAAGACATTAACAGGGATCGCATTAATCGGTGGAGCCAATCAAGGAGTTTGGTTTATAAATAATGCAGGTGATAACCTGTGGGGAATTTATGATGGATTCACAAAGTCTGAAAAATGGGAGGCGTTAAGTTATAGAGGTGTGAGAAGGGATTCGGCTGGAGCTGGAGATGTTTCTGTTGTTATTTCTGGCGGAACTTCATTG from the Candidatus Kryptonium sp. genome contains:
- a CDS encoding S8 family serine peptidase; its protein translation is MKILLLFSLSIIAVLISPFFYPSEKVELSGLMVKQSFYQVGDRERLFIPGIAIVKFRPEYKNRLDLKRVEIDEFNSVSLQLGITSVEKMFPTHTGNSLKKGEPDLSLFYIVRFPEMMSVDFVVAKLSNLKSVEYAEPHYIYRPHFIPNDPFFLTHQWYLRKVQMPLAWDITQGDTNIVIGIVDTGVDLDHPDLARNIWRNWREIPNNGIDDDRNGYVDDFVGWDFGGKDNFNNQRSKQDNDPSEKKPVHGTHVAGIASAVTNNGIGVAGAGFRSKIMAVKVSIDDDDDNLIYYGYEGIVYAVDNGAKIINCSWGGGGSSRFEQEVIRYATAKGALVVAAAGNDRSDEFHSPSGYKHVLSVASVDSNDVKAGYSNFGETVDVCAPGGTTADGRIFNTWYNDTYTSIMGTSMASPLVAGIAALVRARFPELTPDQVAEKIRVTADPIDDKNPNYRHQLGYGRVNAYRALTVNSPAVRFEDFIIDDSLGNKDGAIDPGETIQIKGIFKNYLLPASNLVATLETSDPYVQIISGAFTIGTLGTLQSRSNFSEPFKFRIDPSTPENHTVKFVVKISAGSYNDFVYFKVFVRPTFREHNANFITLTVTSRGNLAFNDYPSNTQGKGLLYRDGNNLLFEGAFMAGFSSSKIVDVARDETGQRQRSDFIHRTPFYLRTPGNISAQDGFAIFSDSLAPSPNRVGIEVQLNSFAFDQTLDDMNFVLLKYSIINKSGSDYANFRAGLFLDFDLGSAYENMIVYDRVGNFVYVYDIEPDGEKTLTGIALIGGANQGVWFINNAGDNLWGIYDGFTKSEKWEALSYRGVRRDSAGAGDVSVVISGGTSLFKNRDTLKIGFAIVCGDSLQALRRAVMRARERWEFIITDTGSDKIIPKKFVLYQNYPNPFNIETNIKFALPKPANVTIEIFDVTGRKVRTLIKDEKFDVGEKTVKFVANDLPSGVYIYRIKSGEFEASKKMVLLK